From a single Fusobacterium ulcerans ATCC 49185 genomic region:
- a CDS encoding Cof-type HAD-IIB family hydrolase, with the protein MKYKMIVTDLDDTLLNSKKEVSPIDKEAIMKAQKAGVKFILASGRPTFAMKELAQELKLADYGSYILSFNGSIITDCSTGKNISEESLTKQDIHLMYDFSKKHKTHILTYINDEIVSETDSEYIDVEVNLTKMNHRKVEDFKKAVNRDAVKCMLLEEPSYLKKVEEELKKEYGDKYSIAISKPFFLEVTKLGIDKGTAVKKLADILGIKIEEVIAAGDSFNDLPMLKVAGTSVAVVNAQPEIKETVDFIVSSNDEGGMAELINKFIFTKN; encoded by the coding sequence GTGAAATATAAAATGATAGTTACAGATTTAGATGATACTCTTTTAAATTCTAAAAAAGAAGTATCTCCTATAGATAAAGAAGCTATAATGAAAGCTCAGAAAGCTGGCGTTAAATTTATTCTTGCTTCTGGAAGACCAACTTTTGCTATGAAAGAACTTGCTCAGGAATTAAAGCTTGCTGACTATGGAAGTTATATACTTTCTTTTAATGGTTCTATTATTACAGATTGCAGTACAGGAAAAAATATCTCAGAAGAATCATTGACTAAACAGGATATTCATCTGATGTATGACTTCAGTAAAAAACATAAAACTCATATTCTTACATATATAAATGATGAAATAGTTTCTGAAACTGACAGTGAATATATAGATGTAGAGGTAAATCTTACTAAAATGAACCACAGAAAAGTTGAAGACTTTAAAAAAGCTGTAAATAGAGATGCTGTAAAATGTATGCTTCTGGAAGAGCCTTCATATCTTAAAAAAGTGGAAGAGGAATTAAAAAAAGAGTATGGAGATAAATACAGTATAGCTATATCAAAACCTTTTTTTCTTGAGGTAACAAAGTTAGGTATAGATAAGGGAACTGCTGTAAAAAAACTGGCTGATATTCTGGGAATAAAAATAGAAGAAGTCATTGCTGCAGGAGATTCATTTAATGACCTTCCAATGCTGAAAGTTGCTGGAACTTCTGTTGCTGTTGTAAATGCCCAGCCTGAAATAAAAGAAACTGTAGATTTCATTGTTTCATCTAATGATGAAGGTGGAATGGCTGAACTTATAAATAAATTTATTTTTACTAAAAATTAA
- a CDS encoding ArnT family glycosyltransferase, with product MEKKSHKKQYIFITLIYLIIFVPLAFFRYPDVRNEFKYFVITEDMINAKNYLILKYFSELYPDKPPLYFFILIFFKTYFKTLFFPLSLLFGSLLPSFGISILSFKLFTKLKDEKTGFFITMILISIPYFLGVSLFLRMDILMSFFILLSMYLFFTMYQKKNEITITKLILLYLSISIAVLIKGGAGFAVPILIILTFLILEKKLSFLKEIHFFKGILLIIMIIGIWFYGIYLQPQGKEYISLLLGQETFERMTKAKTHSRPFYFYLTKLPLILYPYGIIYLGALVYYIKNIKKYFSWTLLEKIGFSWSVVPLIFFSFMSGKLEIYLLPLYTGFIILSLSFIERIKFKNSGNIFIKITEGLLIVPLFIDIFFNKEKSIEKSIKFIFSSTIILYLIFPFLLVKYNEEFSLKSIASILKKSNNNIIAYKFPDLLNLSYEINKDIKEIENKENLSDIKEQKVFLVSREKYKDDIDENKNFKLLYKNKAYYLYIN from the coding sequence ATGGAAAAGAAATCTCATAAAAAACAATATATTTTCATCACCCTTATCTACCTTATTATTTTCGTTCCTTTAGCATTTTTTAGATATCCAGATGTCAGAAATGAATTTAAATATTTTGTGATAACTGAAGATATGATAAATGCAAAAAATTATCTCATCTTAAAATATTTTTCAGAGCTTTATCCTGATAAGCCGCCATTATACTTTTTTATATTAATATTTTTTAAGACATACTTTAAAACTTTATTTTTTCCTTTATCTCTTTTGTTTGGAAGCTTACTTCCATCTTTTGGAATATCAATTTTATCTTTTAAACTTTTTACAAAACTAAAAGATGAAAAAACAGGATTTTTTATTACTATGATCTTAATTTCCATCCCATATTTTTTGGGTGTATCTCTATTTTTAAGAATGGATATACTTATGAGCTTTTTTATACTGCTGTCTATGTATCTATTTTTTACAATGTACCAGAAAAAAAATGAGATAACTATTACAAAACTTATACTTCTTTATTTAAGTATTAGCATTGCAGTTCTTATAAAAGGTGGAGCAGGATTTGCTGTTCCTATTTTGATTATACTAACATTTCTTATTCTTGAAAAAAAATTATCTTTTCTTAAAGAGATACATTTTTTCAAAGGAATATTGTTAATTATAATGATAATTGGAATATGGTTTTATGGAATATATCTCCAACCTCAAGGTAAAGAGTATATCTCTCTCCTTTTAGGACAGGAAACATTTGAAAGAATGACAAAAGCCAAGACACATTCAAGACCATTTTACTTTTATCTTACTAAGCTTCCACTTATACTTTATCCATATGGAATCATCTATTTAGGAGCTTTAGTATATTATATAAAAAATATAAAGAAATATTTTTCTTGGACATTATTAGAAAAAATAGGATTTTCATGGAGTGTTGTCCCATTAATATTCTTCTCTTTTATGAGTGGAAAATTAGAAATATATCTTCTTCCATTATATACAGGTTTTATAATTTTAAGCTTATCTTTTATTGAAAGAATAAAATTTAAAAATTCTGGAAATATTTTTATAAAAATCACAGAAGGACTTTTGATAGTTCCTTTGTTCATTGATATTTTTTTCAACAAAGAAAAAAGTATAGAAAAAAGCATAAAATTTATTTTTAGCAGTACCATTATTCTATATCTTATTTTTCCATTTTTACTTGTAAAATATAATGAAGAGTTTAGTTTAAAAAGTATAGCTTCTATTCTTAAAAAAAGTAATAATAATATAATAGCCTATAAATTTCCTGATCTTTTAAATCTTTCCTATGAAATAAATAAAGATATCAAAGAAATAGAAAACAAAGAAAATCTTTCTGATATTAAAGAACAAAAAGTATTTTTAGTAAGCAGAGAAAAATATAAAGATGATATTGATGAAAATAAAAATTTTAAACTTCTTTATAAGAATAAAGCTTACTATTTATATATTAATTAA
- a CDS encoding adhesion protein FadA: MRKVLLGCFLFTASITIFAETNVLSTLEQLELNFQQLEAEEKAMYEKRKSEAEEAQRTLAQQREMYQQIITQEKRIADVKGNRYYKDQYNQLAKKYSDAKKVLEEDMKKQEEIINLFEMIK, translated from the coding sequence ATGAGAAAGGTACTACTAGGATGTTTTTTATTTACAGCGTCAATAACAATTTTTGCAGAAACTAATGTTTTATCTACATTAGAACAACTAGAACTTAATTTTCAACAGCTTGAGGCTGAAGAAAAAGCTATGTATGAGAAAAGAAAATCAGAAGCAGAAGAGGCACAAAGAACTCTTGCTCAGCAAAGAGAGATGTATCAACAAATAATTACACAAGAAAAGCGTATAGCTGATGTGAAAGGGAATAGATACTATAAAGATCAATATAATCAGCTTGCTAAAAAATATTCTGATGCTAAGAAAGTATTGGAAGAAGATATGAAAAAACAAGAAGAAATAATTAATTTATTTGAAATGATTAAATAG
- a CDS encoding DHA2 family efflux MFS transporter permease subunit — MGISFELILATLALAIGSFMNVLDSTIVNVSLTHIAGDFGVAPTQGTWVITSYAVSEAIFLPLIGWLTKRFGIVRQYIAATLLFTLASMLCGISFSFGFLLFARVLQGVVGASMIPLSQTLMLSFYPKEKKSMALGIWSMTVVLAPVLGPVIGGWITDSFSWRWCFYINLPFGVISTYIVYSIFKKKGYKDKTEKVPIDKWGLIFLALGISSLQIMLDKGNDLDWFSSPFIIVLSLMAFIFLTILIIWEWHQDNPVVNVRLFLNRNFAIGAISLTISSVAFFSSVVVIPLWLQNYMGYTALQSGMTTSTLGLSILFIAPVLGSVLNKLDARKVVVTGFILFSITAVLTGNYTPDVTPTYISVSRFLTGIGLGMFFIPLNTITLSNIQPEDMAGASGLYNFTRNIGNSFGTSLAINFWDHRMSMHHQDLVSAINNGNPNYLSYIHQVQGPIQTKLALINQMITEQSALMGVNDIIIGSGLMILFLIPLVFMARKSVVK; from the coding sequence ATGGGAATATCTTTTGAACTCATACTAGCCACCTTAGCTCTGGCAATAGGTTCATTTATGAATGTACTGGACAGTACAATTGTAAATGTATCTCTTACACATATAGCAGGAGATTTTGGAGTAGCTCCCACACAGGGAACATGGGTAATTACATCTTATGCTGTTTCAGAAGCAATCTTTCTTCCTTTGATAGGATGGCTGACTAAAAGATTTGGAATAGTAAGACAATATATTGCTGCTACTCTTCTATTTACCCTTGCAAGTATGCTCTGCGGTATAAGTTTTTCTTTTGGATTTCTGCTTTTTGCAAGAGTCCTTCAAGGAGTAGTTGGTGCCAGCATGATTCCTCTTTCTCAGACTTTGATGCTGAGCTTTTATCCAAAGGAGAAAAAATCTATGGCTCTGGGAATATGGTCTATGACTGTTGTTCTTGCTCCTGTACTTGGTCCTGTTATAGGAGGATGGATAACTGACTCTTTCTCTTGGAGATGGTGCTTTTATATCAATCTTCCTTTTGGAGTAATATCTACATACATAGTTTATTCTATTTTTAAGAAAAAAGGATATAAAGATAAAACTGAAAAAGTTCCTATTGATAAATGGGGCCTTATATTTCTCGCTCTTGGAATATCTTCTCTACAGATAATGCTGGACAAAGGAAATGATCTGGATTGGTTTTCAAGTCCTTTTATCATAGTTCTTTCTCTTATGGCATTTATTTTTCTTACCATACTTATTATCTGGGAATGGCATCAGGACAACCCAGTAGTCAATGTAAGGCTGTTTCTCAATAGAAACTTTGCTATTGGAGCAATCAGTCTTACAATATCATCAGTTGCATTTTTTTCTTCTGTAGTAGTAATACCTCTCTGGTTACAGAATTATATGGGGTATACTGCTCTCCAAAGTGGTATGACCACCTCCACCCTTGGACTTTCCATACTGTTTATTGCACCAGTACTAGGAAGTGTATTAAATAAACTTGATGCAAGAAAAGTTGTTGTTACTGGATTCATTCTCTTTTCAATAACTGCTGTACTTACAGGAAACTATACTCCTGATGTCACCCCAACTTATATATCTGTCTCCAGATTTTTAACAGGTATTGGGCTTGGAATGTTCTTCATTCCATTAAACACTATTACTTTGTCAAATATCCAGCCTGAAGATATGGCTGGAGCTTCTGGATTATATAACTTCACAAGAAATATAGGGAACAGTTTTGGAACTTCTCTTGCTATAAACTTTTGGGATCATAGAATGTCTATGCACCATCAAGACTTAGTTTCTGCAATTAATAATGGAAATCCAAATTACTTAAGCTATATTCACCAAGTACAAGGCCCTATTCAGACGAAACTTGCTCTTATCAATCAAATGATAACAGAACAATCTGCCCTTATGGGAGTAAATGATATAATCATAGGAAGTGGTTTAATGATACTTTTCCTTATTCCGCTGGTATTTATGGCTAGAAAATCTGTTGTAAAATAA
- a CDS encoding efflux RND transporter periplasmic adaptor subunit → MENNTQTNSNEEAEKSNSSDSSKVVENQNEDQKIKRKKAIKKISIFLIILAVLGIIYGAYWLLYGRNYVKTDDAYVNGNQNIITSQVGGTVTQIYIEDTQFVEKGQLLAVLDDIDYKIALENATASLGKAVRAYSNLSSDVAQSEDNVKVKKSQLKKAETDFAMDRASYNAGLISKHQYETSKNNLNIAISSLNQSEKALENAKVQADSSSIYNHPDVQQAIAAYKNAYVNLMRTKIYAPESGNIAKKSVFLGQKISPSQELMTIIDLDNVWVDANLKETQMKDVKPGDEAELVSDINGKKYIGYVQGLSAGTGSSLSLLPAQNATGNWIKIVQRVPVRIIIDKDSLKKNGMIPIGSSMEAIVDIRKETKNILPYTEKSSNLYSIDENVMNKEIDNIIKANIGKN, encoded by the coding sequence ATGGAAAATAATACACAGACTAATAGTAATGAAGAAGCAGAAAAAAGCAACTCTTCTGACTCTTCCAAAGTCGTAGAAAATCAAAATGAAGATCAAAAAATAAAAAGAAAAAAAGCGATTAAAAAAATCTCAATTTTCCTGATTATTCTTGCAGTATTAGGAATAATCTATGGAGCTTATTGGCTGCTATATGGCAGAAATTATGTAAAAACTGATGATGCCTATGTAAATGGAAATCAGAATATAATCACTTCCCAAGTTGGAGGAACTGTTACACAAATTTATATTGAAGATACTCAATTTGTTGAAAAAGGTCAACTCCTTGCTGTTTTAGATGATATAGATTATAAAATAGCATTAGAAAATGCTACTGCAAGTTTGGGAAAAGCTGTACGTGCTTATTCAAATCTTTCTTCTGATGTAGCTCAAAGTGAAGATAATGTAAAAGTAAAGAAAAGCCAGTTAAAGAAAGCTGAAACTGATTTTGCTATGGACAGAGCTTCATATAATGCTGGTCTGATAAGCAAACATCAATATGAAACAAGTAAAAATAATCTTAATATAGCTATTTCATCTTTGAACCAAAGTGAAAAAGCTTTAGAAAATGCAAAAGTACAGGCTGACAGCAGTTCTATATATAATCATCCAGATGTACAGCAGGCAATAGCTGCATATAAAAATGCCTATGTTAATCTTATGAGGACAAAAATATATGCTCCTGAGTCTGGAAATATAGCAAAAAAATCTGTATTTCTAGGGCAAAAAATTTCTCCTTCACAGGAACTCATGACAATTATAGATTTGGACAATGTATGGGTAGATGCCAACCTAAAGGAAACTCAAATGAAAGATGTAAAACCTGGTGATGAAGCTGAACTTGTCAGTGATATCAATGGTAAAAAATATATTGGTTATGTACAGGGATTATCTGCTGGTACAGGAAGTTCTCTTTCTCTCCTTCCAGCACAAAATGCAACTGGTAACTGGATAAAAATCGTTCAAAGAGTTCCAGTACGTATAATCATAGATAAAGACAGTCTAAAAAAAAATGGAATGATTCCTATAGGGAGCTCAATGGAAGCTATTGTTGATATAAGAAAAGAAACTAAAAATATACTTCCTTATACTGAAAAATCTTCAAACCTTTATTCAATTGATGAAAATGTAATGAATAAGGAAATTGATAATATTATAAAGGCTAATATTGGCAAAAATTAA
- a CDS encoding TolC family protein yields MNKKIILALILSTFLGCSPIPKIAKNEIITPGNISTDTLGNQKLTFSNINWWKMYNDPVLDQLIDFALKENEDLKIAKLNILKADEAVNLAKSGSGITINLAGDLKREKLGKNGTTPPPFGGKIINIGSIGLQADYNIDLFNKVNSLATEQKYKAEALKLNSKWIELDISNKVTRLYLYWKYLYQENTILNEQKKILTEIEKLQETNLKIGNGIEDNILTVQDEIRATDMLIKENELNKQLTINNLNILSSNKHSNDISSLLQKNSQDLNIEFKEKINIPSSISSDVIINRPDVEYYLMLIKGQEKHLDAAKADFYPQFSITGQYGFEGINFNKILRKDSLLGFIGPSIYLPIFHSGAIKSTYKIAGTDMNIFIEEYNKAIINAYNDVDNELYKTKTLWSTSNDSDENFKTQTNLLSRDEKRLEIGTISKYDYLSKKYSWYNNKLDNEQQHFNLYTQQLQLINSLGGVYKLDK; encoded by the coding sequence ATGAACAAAAAAATTATTTTAGCCCTTATATTATCTACCTTTTTAGGATGTTCACCAATACCTAAAATCGCTAAGAATGAAATCATTACTCCAGGAAATATATCTACAGATACACTTGGAAATCAAAAACTTACATTCTCAAATATAAACTGGTGGAAAATGTATAACGATCCTGTTCTTGATCAATTAATTGATTTTGCATTGAAGGAAAATGAAGATTTAAAAATAGCAAAGCTTAATATTTTAAAAGCTGATGAAGCTGTAAATCTTGCAAAATCTGGATCAGGAATAACCATAAATCTAGCTGGAGATTTAAAAAGAGAAAAACTTGGAAAAAATGGAACTACTCCTCCACCATTTGGAGGAAAAATAATTAATATTGGAAGTATTGGACTTCAAGCTGACTACAATATTGATCTGTTCAATAAAGTTAATTCATTGGCAACAGAGCAAAAATATAAAGCTGAAGCTTTAAAATTAAATTCTAAATGGATAGAACTTGATATATCCAATAAAGTAACCAGACTGTATCTATACTGGAAATATTTATATCAAGAAAATACTATTCTCAATGAACAGAAAAAAATTCTTACTGAAATAGAAAAATTACAGGAAACAAATTTAAAAATAGGAAATGGTATAGAGGATAATATACTGACTGTTCAAGATGAAATAAGAGCAACTGATATGCTTATTAAAGAAAATGAACTTAATAAACAGCTTACAATAAACAACCTGAATATATTATCTAGCAATAAACATAGTAATGATATATCTTCTCTTCTACAAAAAAATTCTCAAGATTTGAATATAGAATTTAAAGAAAAAATCAATATTCCTTCTTCAATATCTTCTGATGTCATTATAAACAGACCAGATGTAGAATATTATCTCATGCTGATAAAGGGACAGGAAAAACATCTGGATGCTGCTAAAGCAGATTTTTATCCACAATTTTCCATCACAGGTCAATATGGATTTGAAGGAATAAACTTCAATAAAATACTGAGAAAAGATTCTCTTCTAGGCTTTATAGGCCCTAGTATCTATCTCCCTATTTTTCATTCAGGAGCTATCAAAAGTACATATAAAATAGCTGGTACTGATATGAATATTTTTATAGAAGAATACAATAAAGCTATTATCAACGCATACAATGATGTAGATAATGAACTTTACAAAACTAAAACTTTATGGAGTACTTCAAATGACTCTGATGAAAATTTTAAAACACAAACTAATTTACTTTCAAGAGATGAAAAAAGGCTGGAGATTGGAACTATTTCAAAATATGATTATTTATCTAAAAAATACAGCTGGTATAACAACAAATTAGATAACGAACAGCAGCATTTTAATTTATACACACAACAATTACAGCTTATAAACTCTCTTGGAGGAGTATATAAACTAGATAAATAA
- a CDS encoding autotransporter outer membrane beta-barrel domain-containing protein, protein MIDKIIKAVKRSNKRRGRNITIGAVIGFLLSCTVVMGAGEIGLEIGGSENRIEFKKDGTVFIPKKEDGSDKDPYLDNSWEEGAKTYTNNTIISGYNGSGKSYGVKLSGDLGKFKFINNALITGTGNNEAYGIYLDSSSKAGDIINTGILNSKVIGPSKSYGVYLSSSSEAENIINTGVVTVRSFDTTYGICLVSSKAEGITNSGIISTANDGYSSAYGIEIRDSSVVEYIENTGLIYSAESGMYLASSSVGDIINTGVIYGDDSRGIGQYSGSTISHITNTGVIYGKSYVVDNVSGTITNFNNYGILASGNSSGSVVDGLTIVAHNDSGGEDKIKNYGLAFADTGSGVYKNYDNSSSNFGVIYSDENIAGVQYDIINIRADVDGSTNEIKDWKSLGIKDGKLYSDAGDTTGGEISSFSSNKQYILNGIEDTLKVIGANEGNRLNNSIINAYKTAVKFDAAAEGKLTLSGTTVNGGADGSDVVVGGSNSDTLILEDASIINGNINMGDEVDNLSLNSGVIVNGTVKMGDGNDVLNIVSGGRINGTLDGGDGIDDILNFASPAARDAANGGINIHHNISGFEKMNINTNVTLFEKTIKDDGTLEDLAITGAENITIGENGVLTLRIDSVNSNKHALSTGNTGTIKSENGGKLLLALNGAGNKSKISFGNLKLDSSLVTGYEGEYQEDVTFGTTSVLHSVKRTGGTNEVEVAAKKDLPPKASGSDELFYEKLNKIYQSILSVDELGNFNVDNDEKLSTFLGYLNDIYAGNPYSYSSELSRKSAGMFRDIVTENIFKPETNKWMIYGGLTHVDGGTKDTYYGKGYYTYDIGSSDIDADTKITGAYMLGEYGVSDTLTSGVVIGGNKLKFDLSNGSKVDGSALYLGAYAKKYIGNLKVTAGAGFQYGDYDADRLAVNNAASSKAEPVIKYSDNYNDMTYDIYLNGRYSHNIGDNLFLEPYGTLSYTYIDQDGADEGNQTLAIETDSKSFDYTVGKVGVDLKKVIPHEKGKSTLSAGVSYTRILDGADEEFITGRFKGGSNFDILVAHKNEHSIGLNAKYALELENGILFDVKGTYAVERDSHNGAGKNKAKGEWIVGAGLGYKF, encoded by the coding sequence ATGATAGATAAGATTATAAAAGCAGTAAAAAGGAGCAACAAAAGAAGAGGAAGAAATATAACAATAGGAGCAGTGATTGGATTTTTACTTTCATGTACAGTGGTAATGGGAGCAGGAGAAATAGGACTAGAAATAGGCGGCTCTGAAAATAGAATAGAATTCAAAAAAGATGGAACAGTATTTATTCCTAAAAAGGAAGATGGCTCAGATAAAGATCCATATCTTGACAACAGCTGGGAAGAAGGTGCAAAAACTTATACAAACAACACAATAATATCAGGATATAACGGATCTGGTAAAAGTTATGGAGTGAAATTAAGTGGAGATTTAGGTAAATTCAAATTTATAAATAATGCTTTAATAACAGGAACAGGAAATAATGAAGCTTATGGAATATATCTTGATTCCTCCTCTAAAGCAGGAGATATAATAAATACTGGAATATTGAATAGTAAAGTTATTGGTCCTTCCAAGAGTTATGGAGTATATCTTAGTTCTTCATCTGAAGCAGAAAATATAATAAATACTGGAGTAGTAACAGTTCGTTCTTTTGATACAACTTATGGAATATGTCTTGTTTCATCTAAAGCAGAAGGCATAACAAATAGTGGAATAATAAGTACTGCTAATGATGGTTATTCTAGTGCTTACGGAATAGAGATTAGAGATTCATCAGTAGTAGAATACATAGAAAATACTGGCTTGATATATAGTGCAGAATCTGGAATGTATCTTGCTTCTTCAAGCGTAGGGGATATAATAAATACAGGAGTTATTTATGGTGATGATTCTCGAGGAATCGGTCAATATAGTGGGAGTACTATATCTCATATAACAAATACAGGAGTTATTTATGGAAAATCATATGTTGTAGATAATGTTAGTGGAACAATAACTAATTTTAATAACTATGGAATACTTGCGTCAGGTAATAGTTCTGGTAGTGTGGTTGATGGTTTAACAATAGTGGCTCATAATGATTCTGGTGGTGAAGATAAAATAAAAAACTATGGATTAGCCTTTGCAGATACAGGTTCTGGTGTCTATAAGAATTATGATAATAGTTCCAGTAATTTTGGAGTAATATATTCAGATGAAAATATTGCTGGAGTTCAGTATGATATCATAAATATTAGAGCAGATGTAGATGGTAGTACTAATGAAATAAAAGATTGGAAGAGCCTGGGTATAAAAGATGGAAAGCTGTATTCTGATGCTGGTGATACTACTGGTGGTGAAATAAGTAGTTTTTCTTCAAATAAGCAATATATTTTAAATGGAATAGAAGATACTCTTAAAGTTATTGGAGCAAATGAGGGGAATAGATTAAATAATAGTATAATCAATGCCTATAAGACAGCAGTAAAATTTGATGCTGCTGCTGAGGGAAAACTTACTCTATCAGGAACAACAGTAAATGGTGGAGCAGATGGAAGTGATGTAGTAGTAGGAGGCAGTAATTCAGATACTTTAATATTGGAAGATGCAAGTATAATCAATGGAAATATAAACATGGGAGATGAGGTGGATAATCTTTCTCTAAATTCTGGAGTAATAGTTAATGGAACTGTAAAAATGGGAGATGGAAATGATGTTCTTAATATTGTTAGTGGGGGAAGAATAAATGGAACTCTTGATGGAGGAGATGGAATTGATGATATTCTTAATTTTGCTTCGCCAGCAGCAAGAGATGCAGCTAATGGTGGAATAAATATTCATCATAACATATCAGGATTTGAAAAAATGAATATAAATACTAATGTAACCCTATTTGAAAAAACTATTAAAGATGATGGAACATTAGAAGATTTAGCCATAACAGGAGCAGAAAATATAACAATAGGAGAAAATGGAGTCCTTACTTTAAGAATAGATTCAGTAAATAGTAATAAGCATGCTCTGTCAACAGGAAACACTGGAACAATAAAATCAGAAAATGGAGGAAAGCTTCTTCTGGCTCTGAATGGAGCTGGAAACAAAAGTAAAATAAGTTTTGGAAATCTTAAATTAGACAGTAGCTTAGTGACAGGATATGAAGGAGAATATCAAGAAGATGTAACTTTTGGGACAACATCAGTACTTCATTCTGTGAAAAGAACAGGAGGAACTAATGAAGTAGAGGTTGCAGCTAAAAAGGATCTTCCTCCAAAAGCAAGTGGTTCTGATGAGCTGTTTTATGAAAAATTGAATAAAATATATCAAAGTATTCTTTCAGTAGATGAATTAGGAAATTTCAATGTAGACAATGATGAAAAATTATCAACATTCTTAGGATATCTAAATGATATCTATGCAGGAAATCCATATTCATATTCTTCTGAATTATCAAGAAAATCTGCTGGAATGTTCAGAGATATAGTAACAGAAAATATTTTTAAACCAGAAACAAATAAATGGATGATTTATGGTGGGCTGACTCATGTAGATGGAGGAACAAAAGATACTTACTATGGGAAAGGATATTACACATATGACATAGGAAGTTCTGATATAGATGCAGATACAAAAATTACTGGAGCATATATGTTAGGAGAATATGGAGTATCTGATACACTTACTTCTGGAGTAGTGATAGGAGGGAATAAACTTAAATTTGACTTGTCCAATGGCTCAAAAGTAGATGGAAGCGCATTATATCTAGGAGCTTATGCAAAGAAATATATAGGAAATCTAAAAGTAACAGCAGGAGCAGGATTCCAATATGGAGATTATGATGCAGACAGACTGGCAGTAAACAATGCAGCTTCAAGTAAGGCAGAACCAGTGATTAAATATTCTGATAATTACAATGATATGACATATGATATCTACCTAAATGGAAGATATTCACATAATATTGGAGATAACCTATTCTTAGAACCATATGGAACATTGTCATATACATATATAGATCAAGATGGTGCAGATGAAGGAAATCAAACTCTAGCAATAGAAACAGATTCAAAATCATTTGACTATACAGTAGGAAAAGTAGGAGTAGACCTTAAAAAAGTTATACCTCATGAAAAAGGAAAAAGTACACTTTCAGCAGGAGTAAGCTACACAAGAATACTTGATGGAGCAGATGAGGAGTTTATCACAGGAAGATTTAAAGGTGGAAGCAACTTTGATATATTGGTTGCTCATAAAAATGAACATAGTATAGGACTAAATGCAAAATATGCTCTGGAACTTGAAAATGGAATTCTATTTGATGTAAAAGGGACTTATGCAGTAGAAAGAGATTCACATAACGGAGCAGGAAAAAACAAGGCTAAAGGGGAATGGATAGTAGGAGCAGGATTAGGATATAAGTTCTAA